One Frankia alni ACN14a DNA window includes the following coding sequences:
- a CDS encoding ABC transporter ATP-binding protein: MPGARRPRADETAPGDLVVEARDLALRFGGVTSLDGVSLRQRRGEILAVIGPNGAGKTSLFNCLTGAYRPQEGSVTFWPRPDGPTELVGRRPHAITRLGVARTFQNIRLFPALSALENVQIGTEVRQRYGPVGAILGLPHARRAERDGVRHALSLLDLVGLSHRTHELAASLPYGEQRRLEIARALGTGPSLLLLDEPAAGTNPAEKRDLAALITRIAGTGVSVLLIEHDMRLVMSVATSVVVLNFGRVIAHGTPGEVQRDPAVIEAYLGVTDAEATAGDVDVTAGPGARPGARPGARPGARPGVGPGVGPGAVVRKDLR; the protein is encoded by the coding sequence GTGCCCGGCGCCCGCCGCCCGCGCGCCGACGAGACCGCACCCGGCGACCTGGTCGTCGAGGCCCGCGACCTGGCGCTGCGCTTCGGCGGCGTGACCAGCCTCGACGGCGTGTCGCTGCGCCAGCGCCGCGGGGAGATCCTCGCGGTGATCGGCCCGAACGGGGCCGGCAAGACGTCGCTGTTCAACTGCCTGACCGGGGCGTACCGGCCGCAGGAGGGCTCGGTCACCTTCTGGCCGCGCCCGGACGGCCCGACCGAGCTCGTCGGCCGCCGCCCGCACGCGATCACCCGGCTGGGCGTGGCCCGCACCTTTCAGAACATCCGGCTGTTCCCCGCCCTCTCGGCGCTGGAGAACGTGCAGATCGGTACCGAGGTGCGCCAGCGGTACGGGCCGGTCGGCGCGATCCTGGGCCTGCCGCACGCCCGGCGCGCCGAGCGCGACGGGGTGCGCCACGCGCTGAGCCTGCTCGACCTGGTCGGGCTGTCCCACCGTACGCACGAGCTGGCCGCCTCGCTGCCGTACGGCGAGCAGCGCCGGCTGGAGATCGCCCGGGCCCTGGGCACCGGGCCCAGCCTGCTGCTGCTCGACGAGCCGGCCGCCGGCACCAACCCGGCGGAGAAGCGCGACCTCGCCGCGCTCATCACGCGCATCGCCGGCACCGGCGTGTCCGTGCTGCTCATCGAGCACGACATGCGGCTGGTGATGTCCGTGGCCACCTCGGTGGTCGTGCTCAACTTCGGCCGAGTGATCGCCCACGGTACACCGGGGGAGGTCCAGCGCGATCCGGCGGTCATCGAGGCGTACCTCGGCGTCACCGACGCCGAGGCCACCGCCGGCGATGTCGACGTCACCGCCGGACCCGGCGCCAGGCCCGGCGCCAGGCCCGGCGCCAGGCCCGGTGCGAGGCCCGGAGTCGGGCCCGGAGTCGGGCCCGGCGCCGTCGTGCGGAAGGACCTGCGCTGA
- a CDS encoding LysR family transcriptional regulator, whose amino-acid sequence MIDVRRLRILRELDSRGTVVATAAALHLTPSAVSQQLAALAKETGVRLLDPAGRRVRLTPAARVLLGHADVLFAQLERAEADLAAFDEGRVGSVAVAAFTTAISGIVVPAMSALRESRPRLRMSVSDDAEPACFDLLLAGDLDLAISITHPGAESLDERLLQIPLVDDPLDVALPAAHPYAAAAAVPLEVLGGEDFISSRAGTPCHEVTHAACAAAGFVPRVRHRCDDYSAIQGLIAAGCGVGLIPRLAKLSSTPRVALRPIAGVPPIRPIFAAVRRGSQQAPHLSATLAAIVAAARSPGLYAAVPASP is encoded by the coding sequence ATGATCGACGTGCGCCGCCTGCGCATCCTGCGGGAGCTCGACAGCCGGGGAACGGTCGTGGCCACGGCCGCGGCGCTGCATCTGACGCCGTCGGCGGTCAGCCAGCAGCTTGCCGCCCTGGCGAAGGAGACCGGCGTCCGGCTGCTCGACCCGGCCGGCCGCCGGGTCCGGCTCACCCCCGCCGCGCGGGTGCTGCTGGGCCATGCCGACGTCCTGTTCGCCCAGCTCGAGCGGGCCGAGGCGGATCTGGCCGCCTTCGACGAGGGTCGGGTCGGGTCGGTGGCAGTGGCGGCGTTCACCACGGCGATCTCCGGTATCGTCGTGCCGGCGATGTCCGCGCTGCGGGAGAGCCGGCCGCGGCTGCGGATGTCGGTGTCCGACGACGCCGAGCCCGCGTGCTTCGACCTGCTACTCGCCGGCGACCTGGATCTCGCGATCAGCATCACCCACCCGGGTGCCGAGTCCCTCGACGAGCGGCTGCTGCAGATCCCGCTGGTCGACGATCCGCTCGACGTCGCACTGCCCGCCGCGCACCCCTACGCCGCCGCCGCGGCCGTGCCGCTGGAGGTGCTCGGCGGGGAGGACTTCATCTCCAGCCGCGCCGGCACCCCCTGCCACGAGGTGACCCACGCGGCGTGCGCCGCGGCCGGCTTCGTTCCCCGGGTGCGTCACCGCTGCGACGACTACAGCGCGATCCAGGGCCTGATCGCCGCCGGTTGCGGGGTCGGCCTCATCCCGCGGCTGGCGAAACTGTCCAGCACTCCCCGGGTCGCCCTGCGACCCATCGCCGGCGTCCCGCCGATCCGGCCCATCTTCGCCGCCGTCCGCCGGGGCTCCCAGCAGGCCCCCCACCTGTCCGCCACCCTCGCCGCCATCGTCGCCGCCGCCCGATCCCCCGGCCTCTACGCCGCTGTCCCCGCATCACCGTGA
- a CDS encoding D-arabinono-1,4-lactone oxidase, with product MSSPLGEPAAWRNWAGNVTARAVRLARPRTAEEASAVVTSAVRDGRRIRAAGAGHAMNAIGRPDDGGVQIALDRCADLVALDGGSGLVTVRGGMTLRRLNRLLAEAGLALTNQGHGELATIAGAIATGTHGTGARYGGLSTQVRALEVVLADGEVVTCSRGERPELFAAARLGLGAVGVVTSVTLQAVPLFALHGREGRLPLAEALDGYGALVEQADHVRFAWFPHTSTALVRWDDRRPVDDELDPPTRRRDRHGGGPVSSGVFEALMVAARRLPAADRPAAQLASRVGVPLAGDRPSVDLCYRVFAAGHSAIAGHSAIAGHTAIRYKELEYAIPRAELAAALGELAAAVTRSGVRTAFPVEVRCAAADEIPLSPAFGRDTAYVAVRTDRRGPHENYFGRVEQIMLAVGGRPHWGSLHTLAAAQLRERYPRFDDFLAVRDAVDPAGVFANAHLDHVLGPPPPPRIAS from the coding sequence ATGAGCTCGCCCCTCGGTGAACCCGCGGCGTGGCGGAACTGGGCGGGCAACGTGACCGCTCGAGCGGTCCGGCTCGCCCGGCCCCGCACCGCCGAGGAGGCGTCGGCGGTGGTGACCTCCGCCGTGCGTGACGGCCGGCGGATCCGGGCCGCCGGTGCCGGCCACGCGATGAACGCGATCGGCCGGCCGGACGACGGCGGTGTGCAGATCGCCCTGGACCGCTGCGCCGATCTGGTCGCACTCGACGGTGGCAGCGGGCTGGTGACGGTGCGCGGCGGGATGACCCTGCGCCGGCTGAACCGGCTGCTCGCCGAGGCCGGGCTGGCCCTGACCAACCAGGGCCACGGCGAACTGGCGACGATCGCCGGGGCGATCGCCACCGGGACCCACGGCACGGGTGCCCGCTACGGCGGGCTGTCCACCCAGGTACGGGCGCTGGAGGTGGTGCTCGCCGACGGCGAGGTGGTCACCTGCTCGCGCGGAGAGCGCCCCGAGCTGTTCGCGGCCGCCCGCCTTGGCCTCGGCGCCGTCGGTGTCGTGACCTCGGTGACGTTGCAGGCCGTACCGCTGTTTGCCCTGCACGGGCGGGAGGGCCGGCTGCCGCTGGCCGAGGCGCTCGACGGCTACGGCGCGCTCGTCGAACAGGCCGACCACGTCCGCTTCGCCTGGTTCCCGCACACCTCGACCGCGCTGGTCCGCTGGGATGATCGTCGCCCGGTCGACGACGAGCTGGACCCGCCGACCCGGCGACGCGACCGGCACGGCGGCGGCCCGGTGTCCAGCGGCGTCTTCGAAGCCCTGATGGTGGCCGCCCGGCGGCTGCCAGCCGCCGACCGCCCCGCCGCCCAGCTCGCCTCCCGCGTCGGCGTCCCGCTGGCGGGCGATCGACCGTCGGTCGACCTGTGCTACCGGGTGTTCGCCGCAGGCCACTCGGCCATCGCGGGCCACTCGGCGATCGCGGGCCACACGGCGATCCGGTACAAGGAGCTCGAGTACGCCATCCCCCGCGCCGAGCTGGCCGCCGCCCTGGGCGAGCTCGCCGCCGCCGTGACCCGATCCGGGGTGCGCACCGCCTTCCCCGTCGAGGTCCGCTGCGCGGCCGCGGACGAGATCCCGCTGTCCCCCGCCTTCGGCCGCGACACCGCCTACGTCGCCGTGCGCACCGACCGCCGCGGCCCGCACGAGAACTACTTCGGCCGCGTCGAACAGATCATGCTGGCGGTCGGCGGGCGGCCCCACTGGGGCAGCCTGCACACGCTGGCCGCGGCGCAGCTACGCGAGCGCTACCCCCGCTTCGACGACTTCCTGGCCGTCCGCGACGCGGTCGACCCGGCCGGCGTGTTCGCCAACGCCCATCTCGATCATGTCCTCGGCCCGCCCCCACCGCCCAGGATCGCCTCGTGA
- a CDS encoding ABC transporter ATP-binding protein → MLLTLSDVEVAYGAVTALRGVSLEVAEGEIVTLLGANGAGKTTTLRTISGLLRPKAGEVRLDGRPLSSIPAHGLVGAGVSHVPEGRRVFPSMSVRENLLMGAYHDRRHARADLERVVALFPRLAERIGQAGGTLSGGEQQMLAIGRALMSRPRLILLDEPSMGLAPMIVQTIFEVIAEINREGVAVLLVEQNAASALRIAGRGYVLETGRVVLADTAAALLADDRVRQAYLGEDVAGGPEVPQGPAPTRGGAAASPAHGAAIRADSA, encoded by the coding sequence ATGCTGCTGACACTGAGTGACGTCGAGGTCGCCTACGGCGCGGTGACCGCCCTGCGCGGGGTCAGCCTGGAGGTCGCCGAGGGCGAGATCGTCACCCTGCTCGGCGCCAACGGAGCCGGGAAGACGACGACCCTGCGGACCATCTCCGGCCTGCTGCGGCCGAAGGCCGGCGAGGTGCGCCTCGACGGCCGACCGCTGTCGTCCATCCCGGCACACGGCCTCGTCGGCGCCGGCGTCAGCCACGTGCCCGAGGGCCGGCGGGTCTTCCCCAGCATGAGCGTCCGCGAGAACCTGCTGATGGGCGCCTATCATGATCGTCGGCATGCGCGGGCGGACCTGGAACGGGTCGTCGCGTTGTTCCCGCGGCTGGCCGAGCGGATCGGCCAGGCGGGCGGCACGCTGTCGGGCGGCGAGCAGCAGATGCTCGCGATCGGCCGGGCGCTGATGAGCCGTCCGCGGCTCATCCTGCTCGACGAGCCGTCGATGGGGCTGGCCCCGATGATCGTCCAGACCATCTTCGAGGTGATCGCCGAGATCAACCGGGAGGGGGTCGCGGTGCTGCTCGTCGAGCAGAACGCGGCCTCGGCGCTGCGGATCGCCGGGCGCGGCTACGTGCTGGAGACCGGCCGGGTCGTCCTCGCGGACACGGCCGCGGCCCTGCTCGCCGACGACCGGGTCCGCCAGGCCTACCTCGGCGAGGACGTCGCCGGCGGGCCGGAAGTGCCACAAGGGCCCGCGCCGACCCGGGGCGGTGCGGCGGCGAGCCCGGCTCACGGCGCCGCGATCCGCGCCGACTCCGCCTGA
- a CDS encoding class I adenylate-forming enzyme family protein produces the protein MVSAAGSRPTGISLGRLAELAVERTGGTEEMIFEGRVESGAARFARSCRFSAGLRGAGLAAGERVVVHMANCPEVTIAYHGVWRAGGVVTPTLFLLDEAELRHVLVDSGARFVVTTPEFLAKVRAVASGCPQVRAVIVADDAPGAGAGAGAGAGAGSAGGPDPGGAAGARPPVLRFADLAAGDEGPLEPADPDAMAALLYTGGTTGRARGVVLSHDALSAGGFAALSGSADEELVGLLPLPLSHVYGLTISVMTLHARKPGPAVLMRWFDPRQWLDLVAEHRVALSALVPSMIDQLLAEPLHLADTSSLRRITSGGAPLPRECAHEWRRRLPDVELVEGYGCTETAGIITTSPPGAARPGSVGLPAPGVEVRVELPDGAPAGPGQDGEICVRGPMLMTGYWQAPRATADALRGGWLRTGDVGRRDGDGYLFVVDRIKDLIIRGGVNVYPRDVEDGLLGHPDVASCGVVGRADHRHGEEVIAYVQLVGGGTVSPEELVRWGRARLGPLRYPREVHIVEALPLTSALKTDRRALRSLSAVSAASQRPTPGGEGPGDVASGGEAPGGEASGGEAPRGADQSVE, from the coding sequence ATGGTGAGCGCAGCCGGCTCCCGGCCGACCGGGATCAGCCTGGGCAGGCTCGCGGAGCTCGCCGTGGAGCGCACCGGCGGCACCGAGGAGATGATCTTCGAGGGTCGGGTCGAGTCCGGCGCGGCCCGCTTCGCCCGGTCCTGCCGGTTCAGTGCCGGCCTGCGCGGCGCGGGGTTGGCCGCCGGCGAGCGGGTGGTCGTCCACATGGCCAACTGCCCGGAGGTCACCATCGCCTACCACGGGGTCTGGCGCGCCGGCGGAGTCGTGACGCCGACGCTGTTCCTGCTTGACGAGGCCGAGCTGCGCCACGTGCTGGTCGACAGCGGCGCCCGGTTCGTCGTGACGACCCCCGAGTTCCTGGCCAAGGTCCGCGCGGTGGCGAGCGGCTGCCCCCAGGTGCGGGCGGTGATCGTGGCGGACGATGCGCCTGGTGCTGGTGCTGGTGCTGGTGCTGGTGCTGGTGCTGGTTCGGCCGGGGGCCCTGACCCGGGCGGGGCAGCCGGGGCGCGGCCGCCGGTGCTGCGCTTCGCCGACCTCGCGGCGGGCGACGAGGGTCCCCTCGAGCCGGCCGATCCGGACGCCATGGCCGCCCTTCTCTACACCGGCGGCACCACCGGGCGGGCGCGGGGAGTCGTGCTGTCCCACGACGCGCTGTCCGCCGGGGGCTTCGCGGCCCTGTCGGGGAGCGCGGACGAGGAGCTCGTCGGCCTGCTGCCGCTGCCGTTGTCGCACGTCTACGGCCTGACGATCAGCGTGATGACGCTGCATGCGCGCAAGCCGGGCCCGGCGGTCCTGATGCGCTGGTTCGATCCCCGCCAGTGGCTGGACCTGGTGGCCGAACACCGGGTGGCCCTCAGCGCGCTGGTGCCCTCCATGATCGACCAGTTGCTCGCGGAGCCGCTGCACCTGGCCGACACCTCGTCGCTGCGCCGGATCACCAGCGGCGGCGCGCCGCTGCCGAGGGAGTGCGCGCACGAATGGCGGCGGCGCCTGCCCGACGTCGAACTGGTCGAGGGGTACGGCTGCACCGAGACCGCGGGGATCATCACCACCTCGCCGCCGGGTGCGGCGCGGCCGGGCAGCGTCGGCCTGCCCGCACCCGGAGTCGAGGTGCGCGTCGAGCTGCCCGACGGCGCGCCCGCCGGCCCCGGGCAGGACGGGGAGATCTGCGTGCGGGGCCCGATGCTGATGACCGGGTACTGGCAGGCGCCGCGGGCCACCGCCGACGCGCTGCGCGGCGGCTGGCTGCGCACCGGCGACGTGGGGCGGCGCGACGGCGACGGCTACCTGTTCGTCGTCGACCGGATCAAGGATCTGATCATCCGCGGCGGGGTCAACGTCTACCCGCGCGACGTCGAGGACGGCCTGCTCGGCCATCCCGACGTCGCCTCGTGCGGGGTGGTCGGGCGGGCCGACCACCGCCATGGTGAGGAGGTGATCGCCTACGTACAGCTCGTTGGCGGCGGCACCGTCTCCCCGGAGGAGCTGGTGCGCTGGGGCCGGGCCCGGCTCGGGCCCCTGCGCTACCCGCGCGAGGTGCACATCGTCGAGGCGCTGCCGCTCACCAGCGCGCTGAAGACCGACCGCCGGGCGCTGCGGTCGCTGAGCGCCGTCTCCGCGGCGTCTCAGCGCCCCACGCCCGGCGGCGAGGGCCCCGGCGATGTGGCCTCCGGCGGCGAGGCTCCCGGCGGCGAGGCCTCCGGCGGCGAGGCTCCTCGCGGCGCGGATCAGAGCGTCGAGTGA